From one Rosa rugosa chromosome 4, drRosRugo1.1, whole genome shotgun sequence genomic stretch:
- the LOC133744821 gene encoding SMR domain-containing protein At5g58720-like: MTSKTRQGSVAATTKEDAEQFLCSMFGDESEISLGVVKDVLGQCGYEVEKALDALLELSSSSRKRRCSSEYIRKNYAEVLVGPSQAHRSTSANLSQMVLESLFNNSKRSLQNEEPRTMNSWKNSVKELQDSLGPEFDVAKGAEYHAYRSTAKEHWDSVKSYHQKAATAYSNGSRAYAGYLSEQAKAKAKLAPEVDEKASQEIFKAKNKDKGIKNDVMTIDLHGQHVNEAMKFLKMHIQYGTNTQSLRFLRVITGHGAGKSIVKQSVIKFFQKEGIKWSEENPGALLIKLGSQRDYFRFMDRDVRSICSVG; encoded by the coding sequence ATGACGTCCAAGACTCGGCAGGGATCTGTTGCTGCTACAACCAAAGAGGATGCCGAGCAGTTTCTTTGCTCCATGTTTGGAGACGAGTCGGAGATAAGCTTGGGTGTGGTTAAAGATGTCCTTGGTCAGTGTGGGTATGAGGTTGAAAAGGCGTTGGATGCCTTGCTCGAGTTATCTTCTTCCTCAAGAAAGAGACGGTGCTCTTCAGAATATATCCGCAAGAACTATGCCGAGGTTCTTGTTGGTCCTTCTCAAGCACATAGGAGTACGAGTGCAAATCTGTCTCAGATGGTGTTGGAATCTTTGTTTAACAACTCCAAGAGAAGTCTTCAGAATGAAGAACCAAGAACTATGAATTCTTGGAAGAACAGTGTCAAGGAATTGCAAGATTCTTTGGGACCCGAGTTTGATGTTGCTAAAGGAGCTGAGTATCACGCATATAGAAGTACTGCAAAGGAGCATTGGGATTCAGTGAAGTCCTACCATCAAAAAGCTGCGACTGCGTATTCAAACGGATCACGGGCATATGCAGGTTACCTATCCGAGCAGGCCAAGGCAAAGGCGAAATTGGCACCAGAGGTGGACGAGAAGGCAAGCCAGGAGATCTTTAAAGCTAAAAACAAGGACAAGGGAATAAAAAATGATGTGATGACAATTGATTTGCATGGGCAGCATGTGAACGAAGCGATGAAGTTTTTGAAGATGCACATTCAGTATGGAACCAATACACAATCGCTTCGATTCCTCAGGGTTATTACAGGACATGGTGCAGGGAAGTCTATTGTGAAACAATCTGTCATCAAATTTTTCCAGAAAGAAGGTATTAAATGGAGTGAAGAGAATCCAGGAGCGTTGTTAATCAAGCTAGGTTCACAGAGAGACTACTTCAGATTTATGGACAGGGATGTACGTAGTATCTGTTCAGTCGGTTAA